The DNA region GGCGACCTCGTTCTGGATGGCGCGCAGGTCGTCCCAGGTCAGCGTGGGGAGGCTCCCGAAGCCGCCGCGGGCGCCGCCGGCGGTGGTGCTGCCCGGCAGCACCATGAGCAGGTTCGACCCCATCGACTCGAACGTCTTCGCCACCTGGGCGCGGGCCCCGTCGCCCAGCGCCACCATGGCGATCACCGCGGCCACGCCGATGACGATGCCGAGCGCGGTGAGGAAGGAGCGCATCTTGGAGCGGCGCAGGGCCCGCAGCGCCACGCGCAGGGTCTGGAGCAGGTTCACGCCGCGCCTCCTTCCCGCCCGTCCGCGCTCCCCGGCTCGTCGGGGGGCGGCGGCACCGCCGCCACCGCCGCCTGCCGCGTGTCGGAGCGGAGCTTGCCGTCGCGCATGACCAGCACGCGCGAGGCGTACGCGGCGATGTCGTTCTCGTGCGTCACCAGCACCACGGTGATCCCGGTCGCGCCCAGCGCCTGGAGGATCGCCATCACCTCCACGCTGGTGCGCGAGTCGAGGTTGCCGGTGGGCTCGTCGGCGAGCAGCACCCGCGGGCGGTTCACGAGCGCCCGCGCGATGGCGACGCGCTGCTGCTGGCCGCCGGAGAGCTGGCTGGGGTGGTGGTCGGCGCGCCCGGTGAGGCCCACCTGCTCGAGCGCCTCCAGCGCGCGGCGGTGGCGCTCGGCGCTCGGCGTGCCCGAGTACATCATGGGCAGCTCCACGTTCTCGAGCGCGCTGGTGCGGGAGAGGAGGTTGAAGCTCTGGAACACGAACCCGAGCGTCCGGTTCCGCAGGGCCGCCAGCGCGTCGGCGGACAGGCCGGAGACGTCGTGTCCCTCCAGCAGGTAGCGGCCGCGGGTGGGCCGGTCGAGGCAGCCGAGCAGGTTCATGAGCGTGGACTTGCCCGAGCCGGAGGCCCCCATGATCGCGGTGAACTCGCCGCGCTCGACGGTGAGCGACACGCCCTTCAGCGCGTGCAGCTCGACGTCGCCCATGGCGTACGTCTTCCAAACGTCCTCGAGCCGGATGAGCGGGGTCTCGGCCACGTCGCCCCCCTAGAACGGCCCGCGGCGCATGGCCCCGCCGCCGCCCTGCCGCGTGCTCGCGCCGCCGCCGGTGGCGTCGGTGACGACCGGGTCGCCCTCCCGCAGGTCGCCGGAGACGAGCTCGGTGGCGCTCCCGTCGGTGATCCCGGTCTGCACCGCGACCGCGACCGGGTCCCGCGCCTCGCCGCGCAGCACCCACACCGTCCGGCCGCCGTCCGGTCGCGCCCGCGCGCCGTCCCCGCCGCTCCGGTCCGGCCTCGCGGCGGCCCGCGCCCCCTGCCCCGCCGGCGCGGCCGCCTCCTGCGCCTGCGCGCCCTGCGCCGGGCGCTTCAGGCCGGGCGGCGGGCGGAAGCGCAGCGCCGCGTTCGGCACGCGGAGCGCGTCGTCGCGCTGCGCGTACACGAACGTCACGGTGGCGGTCATGCCCGGCTTCAGCTTCAGATCGGGGTTCGCCACGTCCACCACCGCGTCGTAGGTCACCACGTTCTGGACGGTGGTGGCGGCGTTCCGGACCTGGCGGACGGTCCCGGAGAACACCTCGTTCGGATAGGCGTCCACGGTGAAGGTGGCGGGCATGCCGGCGCGCAGCCGGCCGACGTCCGCCTCGGCCACGCTGGTGTCCACCTGCATCTTGGCGAGGTCCTCCGCGATGACGAACAGGATCGGCGCCTGGAGCGACGCGGCCACCGTCTGCCCCACGTCCACGTTGCGCGAGATCACCACGCCGTTCGTGGGCGAGACGATGTCGGTGTAGCCCAGGTTCACCTGGGCCTGCTGCAGCGCGGCCCGGGCCTGGGCCACCGTGCCCTGCGCCGCCTGCACCGCCGCGCGCGCGCCGTCCGCGTTCGCCTGCGCGGTGTCGAGGTCGGCGGCCGCGACCAGGTTGCGCTCGGCGAGCTGCCGCGTCCGGCCCAGCTGCCGCTCGGCGTCCGCGGCCTGGGCGCGCGCCTTGGCGAGGTTGCCCTCGGCGGCCACGGTGTTCGCCTTCGCCTGGGCCACCGCGGCCCGGAACAGCTGGGGGTCGATGCGGGCGATCACCTCGCCCTTGCGGACCCGCGAGTTGAAGTCCGCGTGCAGCTCCGAGATCCGCCCGGACACCTGGCTCCCGACCTGGACGGTGACCAGGGCGGACAGCGTCCCGGTGGCGGTCACCTTGGCCACCACCCGGCCCCGATCCACCTTCGCCGTCTCGTAGTGGACCTCGCCGGCGCTGCTGGCGGCCCGCCAGCGCCACAGGCCCAGCAGCGCGGCGAGGGCGGCGATCGCCACCCCGGCGTACGACAGTCTCCGGCGCGTCATGGTGTGCGTGTCTCCCGGGCGGCCGGAGGCCGCGCCGCGTCGTCGTTGCCGGCCCCGCGACCCCTCCGCGTCCTTCGCGGGCCGGCATCGCGCGCCGCGGGGAGTACCCCCGAAGCACCGGAAGGTTAACCGGCCTCGGGCCGGCGTGGGTGCGCCGCGGCAACGGGACGCTCCCACGCTCGCGACGGACCGTTCCGGCCCCCGCGCGCCGGGCTCCCGTGGCCCCCCCTGCGCGGGCCGCGTCCTCCCGGCGGCGGGCGCGGGAAGGCGCCGCACCGCCCCGCGCGGACGTGGTGCGGTGCGCAGCCGCCCGCCATGGCCACCGGAACGACGTGCGCGCGCTCCCCGAGCCCTACCGCCGCCTCCACGAGGCGCTGGCGCGACATCTCCCCGGCGAGCGGCTCGTCACCGACCCGCTCCGCCGCCTCGCGCTCGGCACCGACGCGAGCTTCTACCGCCTCACCCCGCGCCTCGTCGTCGAGGTCCGGACCGTGGACGAGGTCCGCCGCGTGCTCGCCGAGGCGGCGCGCCTCGGCACGCCGGTCACGTTCCGCGCGGCCGGCACGAGCCTCTCGGGGCAGGCGGTCACCGACTCGGTGCTGGTGCGCGTGACCGGGGGCTGGCGAGGCCTGCGCGTGCTCGACGGCGGCGCGCGCATCGCGCTCGAGCCCGGCGTCATCGGCGCGGACGCGAACGCGGTGCTGGCGCCGCTCGGGCGCAAGCTCGGCCCCGACCCGGCCTCGATCGGCG from Anaeromyxobacter dehalogenans 2CP-C includes:
- a CDS encoding ABC transporter ATP-binding protein — encoded protein: MAETPLIRLEDVWKTYAMGDVELHALKGVSLTVERGEFTAIMGASGSGKSTLMNLLGCLDRPTRGRYLLEGHDVSGLSADALAALRNRTLGFVFQSFNLLSRTSALENVELPMMYSGTPSAERHRRALEALEQVGLTGRADHHPSQLSGGQQQRVAIARALVNRPRVLLADEPTGNLDSRTSVEVMAILQALGATGITVVLVTHENDIAAYASRVLVMRDGKLRSDTRQAAVAAVPPPPDEPGSADGREGGAA
- a CDS encoding efflux RND transporter periplasmic adaptor subunit; the protein is MTRRRLSYAGVAIAALAALLGLWRWRAASSAGEVHYETAKVDRGRVVAKVTATGTLSALVTVQVGSQVSGRISELHADFNSRVRKGEVIARIDPQLFRAAVAQAKANTVAAEGNLAKARAQAADAERQLGRTRQLAERNLVAAADLDTAQANADGARAAVQAAQGTVAQARAALQQAQVNLGYTDIVSPTNGVVISRNVDVGQTVAASLQAPILFVIAEDLAKMQVDTSVAEADVGRLRAGMPATFTVDAYPNEVFSGTVRQVRNAATTVQNVVTYDAVVDVANPDLKLKPGMTATVTFVYAQRDDALRVPNAALRFRPPPGLKRPAQGAQAQEAAAPAGQGARAAARPDRSGGDGARARPDGGRTVWVLRGEARDPVAVAVQTGITDGSATELVSGDLREGDPVVTDATGGGASTRQGGGGAMRRGPF